From the genome of Anopheles funestus chromosome 2RL, idAnoFuneDA-416_04, whole genome shotgun sequence:
CATAACACCAAACAGCAATGTAAATGGgagagaatttgttttttgggtggaaatttTATGCACGCAAAGCAATAAACCTTTCCTACCAAACCATCCACTTGGTGCACGTGTCGTTCCGGGGGAGTCTCCTCCAGTGGAACATGTTGTGTTTAATGGTGCACATTGCACCCAAAAAGCACTGAACGCATTGATTTGTTTGGCTTCGaaaggagtgtttttttttgcttgatttgCTACATATTTTAGCACAATTTTTACGCTCTATTTGGTGTATGCCCAACGTCGTGTTGTTTAGTTATCTGTTGAGTAATTTTTCGACAGCACGATAAAAAGCAAACCTCCCGCCATTCATCATTCAGCGGAGAAGATGCCTTGGAAGGCATGGGAAAATATTGCACCGAAATTCCTTTCTGTTTCTTCTCGAAGAAGCTCCACGTCTCGTACAATGAACGTTTCGACATTTCGGTCCGAGAGGAGAAAATCTCCTTTTCAGATACAGAGAAGCACTCTgctctgttgttttgttggttttgaagCACTCTTGAGCTGCCTTAGCTCGATGGTTCCCAAATGCTGACCCAGtcttcccaacaaaaaaaaaaccgttggaGGATCCTTAGCGATCTAATCATGATCTCCGGTTTCCGCTCTGGAATGTAAACGCCAGACGGCCCATTCCATTACAACTCGAAACACAGCTACAGCTAATTCTTTTCTATacgaataataaataataccaaaaaaaagtctcCCTTCAACATGGCACAAGGTTTTCGTCTAGGCTTAACCAGACAAGATGTGCCTCACTTGAGCGGGATGCCCGAAAAACTACTGTTTGCTAGTTGTCTTGCTGGCGTtatccgtttgtttttctttccttttcttttcctagCCGAAAAAtgccacacaaaaacacacaaacaaaagaagtAGCGGGATTTATGCCGTTCCGTGTTGCTGCTCCGCCGTGGTTAGTGTGCCAACGGCAAGAATGGAAAAGGGCTACGCACTGGGTAATTATAGCCCATCCGGGGGTGTAAGATGGCAATGGAAGGTTATCGCTGGAACTACAAGTGTTTCTTACAAAGCGCTAAAGTAAATGAGGTTTTAGAGCAATAGATTAATCTTCACCCCGAGCAGGAACAAATTACATTAAAGCATGgacaaagcaaaaaatgatacaaaaggTCGGTTTTTGTGATTAGATTAGTTGTCATATCAAATCTATTATGACGTGAATCAAAGAATGAcgttttctttgttctttattttacctaggctttgtttctttattaaaacataattaaaattttgacaacataaattaattaaaccagATTATATTCTATTAGAATTTTATCTTCATGACTTGAATATCTAATCATTATTCAATtcctttatttaaaaacaaacctcaTGCACATAAAACTCGATCAAAAATAGAACAATTCTGCCCCGTTTGCTCGTTTGCTACGCTGGACAGACCATTTTCCGGCTCATCAAAAccatttccccaaaaaatcaaaatcccTTTTTATTTGGCAAAACAAcccttttgtttgcaaaagggGCCAGCAAACATACGTACTGATTTACCACCAAACAGAGTACAACACGGGGTGGCCTCGTGCCCGTTTCATATTCATTTGTACTAGATTTCGATTAAATAATTACTGTTCGAGAACCACCTGTTTGATCGACCCGTGCAACCGGTTCTCCCTCGAACATACACACGAACGCTAGTAGCGGTTTTAATGGatagtttctattttttttttcttcacccaaCAATCGAACCCAATCAACGTCTGGTAAGACATCACCCGACCAATAATCATTCGCGGGGTTGATTTTCTCCACCACCACGCGGGAAATCAACGGATGGGAAGAAGAATAGAAATAGCCCAATGTTCCAAACAAAGCCTTCCGCaattcgattgtttgtttgataaatttagagcaactgttttttttcttcattcgtcTTATTAGATACCATTCTTTGCGTTACACGCACATTACAACACTCTAAGCGCCTTTCAAACGATGGCGCTTTAAACCTCAAACTGGGAAGGAAATCATTTAAAGGCCTTTTCACTGGGCACTTTTTCTCAACGGTCAATGGCATTGAAAGGGTTTGATGTAAGGTGAAAAAATAACTCACGCTCCCGTTTGCAACCTGACCTGGCAACCCACATCAACCTATTTTGCTGGAAGGTTGGAAAGAAAGGAAGCGCAAAAAAATGGGGTTTTTCCCCCCTTACCGACCGATGGCCAGTGAGGTCACCAGTTCCGACATAATCACAGACTGTAGTTGTACTTGAACTTCGATGATCTAAAAGATTTACCGTGCAGTCCAGTCCGTTCCGGACTGCTGCTGACTGGAAAGCAGCAGGACAGCAAACCTTAGTGGTAGGGGATCCCGATCTTGCTTAGCTTTCTGTCGAggggaaaaaccaaaaatcgtTTCAACCATCGTGTGATAAAGCGGGAATGAAAGAAGTTGTTGGCAGACAAGTGCGTGTAGGTTACGGTACCGACCGACAGTTTTCGGCAGATGTGGATTCTCCACCCAAAAAACTTCCGAAAAACAATTCCACTCGAGCGATACAACTACCGTCGGTGCGCCAGTCGGCGAAAATCGCACCGTTATGCTTATCTAACTTCTTCATTCggcatacaaacaaaaccgaaaaagaaacactagATGGACCGTGGAACAAGCAAAAGCGCACGGCCACTGATAACACACCGTGCGTGCAAATGctgctgtgccagaagatcaGCACCGATTATGGTCTCGGGTGCTTCGGTTTCTGGGTCAATTGTTTTGTCCAATCTTCTTCCACGCACCGGCACCGATCACGGTGGCCCACACAACACAGATTGGGCCTTCGGGGCCAACTTACTTTCCAAGGTTCAGTGCCGACAAGACACAACAAACCGaagcagaaggaaaagaaattgccAAACGGAAGAAATTGCGTGGTGCAAGAATCAGTCGTGGTGGAAAAGTCTAATTGAGATGAGAAAGAAAAGTGATAGACTTTCCCTCTGGTTGGAAATCATGAAAGTACACTTAGAAATCGACACAAACAAGACGATCGTAAATGTGATCGAAACCGGTCAACATTGGCGATCAGGAGATGATAAACCAAACAATACAATTATTTGGTAATCGTTGCCGATCGGTTAAGTGCAAGGTGTGATCTTCATTAGCAAAGATATTATGTTTACACACAATGCTAATTTCTAAACAACTTTGTTGAACAGCAAATTAGAAAGTGACGATAGTGATGGACAAAGCTAATAAgtataatacaaataaaaataaataaatagtactTAAGACATAAACTCACgtatataaattataataaagtgtagaaaattatttaaaaaataaattattttaattgaaatttgtaAGATGATATTTGATATGTTTTTAagcaaatcgttttttttccaaaattgaagaaaacttatttaaattaattttttttctagtgtttattagttaggtttttttgaaatatttttttatgcaaagaCTTTATTTATTAGTCGATTTTTGTGCTACACCCATAGCCATAAAGAATAAGAGAAAAATAGAGAGATAAAATTCACTTTCGACCAGATTAGGATTCTTATCGGGATTTGCGCTTACGCTAGTCCCTTTTGAGGTCGATGCAGCTAACCATATTAAAATATGGATTTGTACATATCATTCTTGAAAGGTAAGACTGTCATATATTAAAGgtttaaacacatttattcAACAGTTATAACTATTGCataggaccgggttcaaatcccatccggacccccgtagcaagggctgtctatccggctatgtggtaaaaataattctagtaagccagaaatgaccagcatgacctcagaggtcgttacgccaagaagaagaagaagaagaagaactatTGCACctattaataatattaaaggTACATTTAAATGTCTCCATTCCCGGAATATAATTGGAATTAAACTAAATCAATAATAAGTATGTTAAGGTCAATAGAATTTACTacaaaaaagccaaaaagaaaaacaaatatcaagGACGCAAGATTCGCTCAATTCATAATGCTCATAAAAGGAAACCCGACTCAATTTCCATTATGATGAATTCAcctttaaataaaacacaccagACAAGAAAAACCCAGATCATACGAATATGCAACACATTTCAATGGCCACCAGGGGCAACGGTATCCATAACCACCCCCCGCCGAAAAATGGCATAACAACGTAACGAAAACCGTAACAACTGCACTGTTGATATTTACAATTTCCAACCAGCCAAACACAACCAACCCCGCTAACGAGACACGCTAGTCGGTCGTTAAGCAGATGGTAACAACACACGCGGATGCCTTCTTTTCGACCGAGGGGCTTTGTGTTTTCTGATGAATGCAGATGTAGCGACAGGGGTACTTCCCCATGTCTAGCTCCTGCCGAAGTTTGACCTTCTTCTTGGCagggaaaaaggaagcaaatttGAAAGTATCCTGGTCGCTTTCGTTGGGAGTAGAAGCTAGCTTTTTagggaagggtttttttgtgtttctcgaTTCGCCCCGATGTTTCAGGAAACACTAGTCAACCGCGGGGCCCACAACACGCGAAACTTGAAACTACTTAAACAACTCGCCCACCCGATAATTCGATTTCGCGCTGTActactggttttttttctttcggaagCGAAGAGGTCGCGCCGTTCAACCGTGGCCTTGCAAAAAGTCACGAAACAACCGCACACTCCAGACGAACGTGAACGTACCAAGCGTATGTCCGTACAGACACACGAACCTAAGGTTGGATACAGGAAGAAGGGAGTTTTTTACGTAATAACCCAACCTGGCACCTACCGCGGCTACCTCCCAGTGGTCGATGTTGTGTTCCGGAGTCCGATTTGACCACCATTTCCGTGACCCTATGGCAAACAGCACACGCACGAACGGTTAATCACTTCGGAACGTTTTGGCCCACAGGAGTCGCGTATCCAGTCGACGCGCACCGTAACTACTAAACTGTGTCCAACGAATAGACCACGACTGCTGCCGAGCTACATGTCTGTGGACTGCCGAGTACCGACTGGCCCAATACAGGAGTTGAATGAAGTTGATGCCGAACTTGGTACGTTGTGTATCGTGGTTACATAAAGAGAGCAATTTCCTTTTTGACGGTCACATGGACGgccgcgtgtgtttgtgtctgtgtctTACACAGGGAGAGCATGACGCGCTTTTTCtcaatcaaacacacacaaacacacacagagggaAAGATGGTTGTTGCTCGCAGTCGGACGCTGCACCTGCACATGCGCCACATGCGAAATCCCGTCTGGATGCGTCGGGACCAAAAAGAGAGCTGCCGAGTGTCAGCGACGAGAGCACGAAAAGGAGCCAGCAGCGCGACACGGGATGCGCGGTCAAACAGCGGAGGCATCCGTAATGGTCTCCTCCGTGGGCGACGGAATGGCTTTTGTGAACGAATCCTTTGCTCCATTCTTAGGCGCTTGATTCCTCTCAATGGGTAACCTTGAGCCGGCTCAAAAAGGGAGAGGTAACAAAGAGGATAACATGGTTTTCGATCCCCCCGCCTTCAGCTCCCCTCTTCACCACTCCACGTCCCTAGATGGACACATATCAGGGAAGGGCTTATCCTCAATTAGCTCCAAGAGCATGTCCTGCTAAATCGTGATCGATATTTGCCCCGTGATGCATTGAACCATGGAGCGAACTTTATCGTCAGGACATGTCGACTACCACGTGTACCCGGCAACGCCCCAAAAACGGTTTCACCGACTTCGAAGGGAAAATCCTGCTTACCGTAATAAAGGGCGTCACTTCCACACTTCCACACAGAATTCTTCCCAAAAGTTTTGACAGCGCTGCAATCACTCAGCGGCTCATCGGACGGTGGAGAACACATGCAACAACTGACAACCGTGTACGCTGTTTGGTGGAATTTCCATCCAACCAAGTGTGTGGGTGTATGCCGCGGTCAAACACATGCGTGCCGCCTACGTCAAGGGCAGTGGAAAAACAAAGGCTGAATTGGTCCCTTGTCGGATGGAGCTGGATAAAGAATGGCGCCAACGTCCGTGTCGGTTGGTTGAAATGAGATCTTAAGGAACAGATATGGGTGAGGGATTTCCCACCCACAAACATCACAAATTCCCCGTAAGGATTGTAAGGTTGAGCAAAAAGGATATGGGCATAAATATCTGTCGAGTAAGCATCGGTACCGAGGCCCATCACAATAAAGGAACGTCAGTGCAATGTTACGAACAGTTACAGAAACTGAATATTATTacaaactatttttatttctattgttttgttacttgtttgatgtttttttatacagAATGAAATCAATATCGATAATAATATAAAGACTGTTTTATTTAGCTACATCATAAGCTTATGTTTCATGTTtggttatgtttgtttttgtttttcattaactTCTATGTTAtccgtgttttgtttcttattgtTGTTTATATTGGACTCTTcataataatgtttaatatattgttttactttaatttgatttacttTCTTTAGTTTAATATAATCTCTATTTGTGCATATCTTTTTCTGTATACTTTTGTATCTTCTgtatacttttgttttgttttccttggtttgattattctattttattttttaatagtcTTTTATTGGTGTTTTCTCTATCTTagaattttgtttgtatttttcctaattttatttgcaacatttttttattgcttttcaacaagacattattcattatttgctTTAAACATAATATTCATTCAAAAAACAGACTCTACACaactcataaaaaagaaacagaatcaACAACGAAGGCAAACGAAATACATTGTTTTAACATTCTCCAGCTGCGTTTGAATGATTCCGGAGTTTGTTATTTCAACACGAATCCTCTTAGATTCTTGATGTAGCTCCAACTTTTCCAGATGATTTTCAAATTTCGCTCACCCAAACAATCCGCAAAAAAGTTgcttgtgtgtctgtgtatgaaTACATGTGTTTTTCACATACCCAAAGCTGAAGAACATACCACAAGCTGGAATTACCCACCCTAGGGCCCCAACCATAAACAGATGCCTAAACCACCGACGAGGCGGGCAATAAAAAGTACATTAAAAAGAATTGTAAACATTCGCCCGCATCGTGCATCTTGCTGGCTTCCGAAAACCTTCTGATGGATTCCTGTTGAAAAGCCGTCCCAAATAACAGTCATGGGCGAACCTCTTTAACTGAAACACCCAACCGATACCGACCCTGAAATGTGATTGAACTTGGCTGGAACACCCGTGGAgagacaacatttttttttcggtaaaaACGTCAATTAAAAAACCCGCTTCCAAACAACCCTAAATGTGCCCTGCATGTGTGTGTCCAATGTGCATTTAATGAAATTCTTCCCCAAACTTCAACCCGCGGCGGCGGCACTTGAATGATCGAGAGATCGGATCATGCTGGTCGATTTGTACAGAACTGACCGGCCCAAAAGTCGATATGGTGCTTTGTACCGAATTATGTAGGCCAAACCAACAGCTTTCGAACGGCTGCCAGCACCACCACATGTGCATGGGAACGGTGAGCAGCGACTGTTGGCGCTGTTTTGCTTGACCGATTGGCTTTACACTTCGCCAGCGAACAAATGTTTTGGGGTGCAGATGATCATCCCGCACCAATGGCCGGGATTATCCGTTAGAATGACATTGAATGCGTGAAGCGGTGAGTGAAATCCCAGGGGTGaaccgtgaaaaaaaaacacacacttcaGCTCCAGCCGCCATCGGAAATGGAGAAAATGGTCACCGCTGTGGTGCGCGGGTGGCACCATATTGATTAGTGTAAGATTGGGTACGAAACGGGGCCAATCGAGGTGTTTTGGCTGGTGGAAAGAAAGTAGAACACCGACAGGTGATGTTCTGTTGCCAATGAAATCGACCAAAAAGTGGACGGAATGTTCGTTCCAGATTTACACAGAACACTTGTGAGTTCAATACAATTAAATCGAAATTATTCACAATCATCTGTAAACGAAGTTAATTACTACACAATTGAGTAactgtatatttttcaaattatatGATTTTTACTGATAATTATATCCACAATTAAGTTACGTTTAAGAGATTTATTGTAaagattaatatttaatatcatattaaataaaactttttttaaaatccttACTACAATGTCACTTTAATCAttttaatcatcatcatcataattaTTTCACTCTGAATATTACATAACTTATACATATATGTAACGCCACTGCCGTTTAAGATTCCCGTTTTAATCTTTCATATATTGATCATTGATCTGTAACTTTACTTCCATGAACTTTTTATCTTAGTTCTGATTTTAGTTTACTACTTTTATATTACTATTTAAGTtacttgaaatattttttgggtCGCCTTATGGCAGACATatggcaataaataaataaatacagaGATACATAAACTTCAACGGTTTTtgaagtttaatttgtttaatatttgtttaaattaaaacaattcgttATTACATGTTATGTACACGCATTTTTGAGAacgtatttaaatatttataattagatttattagatttttatttctttttattgattttttttaaataattatatagAAATACGCTCTAACCTTTGGTAATGGTTTGCCAAACCCATTTTCAAGGAATTTTCGAACATTCTGCCTTCATCAGCACCATGCATACGGTTCTTCACAGATTCAAGGGACTTTCGTTTACATACGGAAAAGCTATGTATGAACAAACTTCCCACATTTTGAACTCTACACACCTTACTGTACCTTTCCTTAAGGCATGGGAAAACATCACAAAAGTTTAGCAAATCGATTAAGAGCGATCCACTAGGGGAAAAGCAGGACCTGCAGTCGTCTGCTGAAAATACATTTCCAACTCGATAACagaacacacactcacacacaacaGGACAATTTTGAAGCCCAACACAACCCACAACTCGTGGGCGGGTGTAGTAGGTACAGCTGTGAAGACTCATTCTGCATTCtgttgcatcatcatcaccatcgttaGTGGCAGAAAGTTGAAGACTCTGCCTGAAAGCTAACGACCATTAATAAATTATCTGTACCACTGTAGTACATGCTCTGTCCTGACCATCTCGTCGTCCAAAAAGgttccaagaagaagaagagagagtTGTGACATAAAAAAGGAGGAGGAAAACACAAGTGTGAACTAAACAGCCTCCCGCAGGTTGCATAAAAGCGgtgagaaaagaaaggaagcaaCATAGGGGGTGTGAGGCCCCAAAAAAGGCGTAAAGTTTAATGAACAAATCTTCCGATCGTCTACGCCTCTGGTCTTTTCGGGCAAGTAATCAAGCACCGAATGAAGCATAACAACGAGAGCATTATGCTTGCTGACTATGAAAGGGAAGATGCGGCTTTTCTTCTGGgaaagtgtgtgtttgggcTGTGTGcttatggttgtgttttttttgccctccTTAAGGAAAACCTCCCACAGCAATAATGTGACCTGAACTGAACCGACAGTGTACGCAACTAAGCGGTTACGATGTGAGACAAATTTTGGGAATGTATATTTTATGTATACCTTACTACTAACTGGACGCCGTACCCAAGAAAGAATGGTTTATTGCGGGTGTAGTGTggtaatgaatattttatgtaaCGTTTGTGTTAAATCACATCAGTGTCAGCGATCGCTtaagattttatatttttgcacGGGTTTGCAAAACGACCTGCCCAATGGGATTCACATTTATTGGATTTAAATTGGGCTTAAATATAGGTTAATGCTAGAGAAGCGTGATCATTATTTCGTAACACACCCCAAAATAACCTTGAAAAGAGATCAACAGATATAATTACACACCGTAAAAGATTGATTGGAAACAAGGCACAGAGTGATTGGGATAATGTCAAAAGTTGATTAAAATGCACCTTAAACGTTCATTATTTGTATCAGCTATAGTAAATAACTTTATGGGATTGTCATAGCGTTTATGTACTAcgacaaatatttaatattctcaaatatttaaatatttttttataagtaaaGCTTTTGAAGAACTTATTTTAATaggataattaaaaacaaatcccaATATTAGATATTTGAACCTGAAGAACTCAGAGTAAACTCCTATTAGATCATGTATAATGAACATTAAATAGTCAAGAGTCATTCAACTTTTTAAGTCACCAACAttcaaactaaaacaaaaaaaaagaacaaaatacaaacaaagcaaaacctttGTTGTGTAATATACTGTAGTGTCaggtccgcaaccggtatcattgtgaagagctttcgaaatgtcagagtgaattatgaccattggacatgacagtgtgctgcgcaactgtcatgctgaataaagatattcgttattggatcgttgtacaagcaacatcttccgttcttccgttcttccgttcttccgttctgtcttccgttcttccgttataccttccgtctttgttattaggctaccaaagcctccttccgaaaagttaaATCTTCCGTAATACATCCGTATTACATCTCAGAAGTGGGATTCGCCCCGTGCTGCCGTTGTGTCATCTTGGTTTAGATCATGCACAGCCGTGATGAAATGTTGAGCGTTCTGTCGGACGCTGGGATTGCGGTTCCCCCTTCCGCTACCGTTGCCCAGATCCGGAGattgtttgctgaaattaTGGGAATTGACGCCACACCGATACCCGACGAGGAACCAGCTTCCGAAGCGCCTTTGACCGATGCTCCTACCACGTGCCtgtccgccattttggacgcttcgAGTGCTACACCCGTGAAACGCgatgccgccattttggacgcctcgAGTGCCACACTTGCGAAGCGCgatgccgccattttggacgcctcgAGTGCCACACTCGCGAAGCGTGAtgtcgccattttggacgcttcaAGTGTTACCCCCGTAAAGTGCGGTGTTGCCATGTTGGACGCTACCGAAGCGGAGCGTGTTGATATCGATAGTGCGGCCAAAGAACGTAACCCGACTAACAAATGCACCCAGGCTACTTACGATGACGAAATTCGCAGATTGCAGCAACAATTGGAGTTAGTGGATTTGCGCCGTAAGATTCAGGCTTTGGAACACCAGTCTGAATATGCTCCACCACCGATTGCTGACTTAAAACTcgataaaacaatcgaacccTTCACGGGAGACGACGACAGATGTATCATCCAATGGTTGGATGACCTCGATTATACTTTCTCCCTACATCGTGTGAAGGATGCTGATAAATTCGTTCATGCTCGTCGGTTGCTTAAAGGATCTGCGGCTATTGTTGCCCAGTCATCTCGTGCCCTTACGCTGGAACAGTTAAAGGAAGAACTCATCTCAACCTTGAGTGTGCCGCCCACGGTTGAAGCCGTTCTTCGACAATTACGATCCCGTCGTCTCTCCCCAAAGGAGACCGCCTTACGTTATGTGTTGGATATGCAACGTATTGCCAGCCGAGCCCCCATCCCGGAACCTGAATTGATCAACATTATCCTTGATGGTCTGGATAGCCCATCTCTTACTGCTGGGATGCGATTCATGGCAAACAACGTGGAAGATCTGAAGCCTATGCTTAAGAAATTCGAGACTATTCGGTCCAGAAGAGTCCCCAAGCCGACGACGACATCATCTTCAATTCCGGAGAAAGTTCCTGTTTCGACCAATCGAGGAGCAACGCAGAACATCATTCGATGTTACAACTGCTCGGAGTTTGGACATCTTAAGAGTGCCTGTTCTCGCCCCAACCGACCACCGGGGGCATGCTTCACGTGTTTCCAGATGGGGCATAACTACAAAAACTGCCCAAAGAAGGTCGCGAATGCTGCTGCTCATCCGGATCCAATTGCTCGTATTGCgggtgatgataatgaaactctggcattagatgaattacaagaggtgagtgtttcttttcttaagttaggaaaaccggttgtggtAGTAAAAGGAATACAATCTCTATTTGATACAGGTAGTTCTGtaagttttataaatgaatCCATAGTGCCAGTTGGACTCCTGGCTCCGTTAGCCCCTTCTCGATTTCGTGGCCTAGGGAACTC
Proteins encoded in this window:
- the LOC125766599 gene encoding uncharacterized protein LOC125766599, which produces MHSRDEMLSVLSDAGIAVPPSATVAQIRRLFAEIMGIDATPIPDEEPASEAPLTDAPTTCLSAILDASSATPVKRDAAILDASSATLAKRDAAILDASSATLAKRDVAILDASSVTPVKCGVAMLDATEAERVDIDSAAKERNPTNKCTQATYDDEIRRLQQQLELVDLRRKIQALEHQSEYAPPPIADLKLDKTIEPFTGDDDRCIIQWLDDLDYTFSLHRVKDADKFVHARRLLKGSAAIVAQSSRALTLEQLKEELISTLSVPPTVEAVLRQLRSRRLSPKETALRYVLDMQRIASRAPIPEPELINIILDGLDSPSLTAGMRFMANNVEDLKPMLKKFETIRSRRVPKPTTTSSSIPEKVPVSTNRGATQNIIRCYNCSEFGHLKSACSRPNRPPGACFTCFQMGHNYKNCPKKVANAAAHPDPIARIAGDDNETLALDELQEVVL